The genome window gtcccatctgcgttgccagagatcaagcgaatctgaccttgccgcatttctacgttgtgcatgcccctccatacgtcttgcattgtacaggacactcatttctttggccaggatgtcaaccgggatcatgcctgccaccaccaatactgcctcatctgatgtggttctaaaagcactgcaaaccctcaaagccatccgccggtaaaccgagttcacctgcttccgtctctgagagtttgcaagggcctctgcccacacaggcgacgagtagagcaggatggagcgcaccactccgactagcaccaacctccggcaatgtttcggtccaccgatATTTGGCaagatttttgcaagtgccgtggtggcaccggctgccttttggcatccagactctaggtgctccctaaaactcaatttggtgtcaattattacccccaggtatttaatagccggctttgatacgccgtatgtccaccgacctccactttcacagtgttatttttcctgcggttcgttattaagaccactTCCGTTcccgcgtccgccaaggtcagcgcggccttttctagccaggactttaccgctctcactgtttccgttgcgtaaacctccacatcttcagggtgttttgctgcaacaaccacagctaggtcatcagcaaagccgacaatcgtactcccctctgggacgggaagagcaagcaccccattatacatgatattccacaacaggggaccaagtaccgcttcctgtggtaccccgaccgtgacaatgtactctttgggaccctcatccgtcccgtactagagagtcctctctgagaggtagttttccaccaaattcgctaagtatccggggacacctatgtcagccaacgaccctttaattctattccagttggccgagttgaatgcgtttttgacatccaacgccatcacggcacagcagccgccagaaatcagtgccccTTTTgcaaggtttaccaccatgccaattgcgtccaccatagagtgggcacgtcggaaaccaaactggcgttccgacaaaccatttctggcttcgacgatgggcaggagtctgttgtagatgactctctccatcatcttccccattgtatccaacaggcagataggacgatacgacgctgggtttccaggtggcttgccaggcttcggaagcaacaccaacttttgcttttaccACTGggtagggaatattccttcttttaggcacgcctcgaaggtgttggcgaaaaggtcgggcctagtctttacaatgtgtccggatagttgagtggttagagcgcaaagctgtcgtacggaaggtcgcggttcaaatctcactggtggcagtggaatttgtatcgtgatttgacgtcggacactcagctgtgaatgagtacctgagtcaaatcagggtaataatctcgggcgagcggaatgctgaccacattgcctcctagtgtaccgttacggtcttgaatgaagtgctctaacacacttcaaggccctgatccaacatggattgttgcgccaacgattattattattagtcttcactaccagtttcaaagctcggttggggatgccatccaaacctggggccttgttgtcaccgaacctaccacatatttcccgcagcgcctccacagttacaggcggtattaggccgtcatttagctggacaaaaatttgccttcccctattttcgtggtgaggaaacagtgtggtaacaatctgtttcaggaggcgcggacaggttacctggggtgatttccgcagcctttcatcaccactctgtaagcctagccccaagggtttatgtcggcatggtcgctcagctgtttgaagcagttctttttgctcctccgaatggcttcgtttaggcggccacgcaattgcttgtgtgcctcctctcgaccgtcgccatgGGGTTTTcctctgagcctctggcaaagcctctttgtccgaaaacatgcggcccACAAACTtgtgatttcgttgttccaccagtagttgggttgcctactggggagcaatcgccttctgggcatagtagcatcgcatgcttccgtcacccatcgagtgatttgggtggctttctctccagccgtaccattcagggatatgtcggatttgagcaccgcggaaaacgtgtccccctcgaaagttgtcactgtccagccaagcataccacccggcattctgcgaaaactctttttcgagctcgatccgcccttgatctatatgcagattgcctggtggtcgctgtgagtatagttctcactgacatgccaagcgattccactggctaaagtggcactcacgtatgtcaggtccaccaTAGAACCCAGGcctcttccccggaaagtgtacgaagacccaacattcgccagtaccacgtccagctccgcgaatgcgtcgaggagaacacgtcccctgacattagttatccggctgtcccattcaagagcccacgcattgaaatcgcctgcttgagatataatactatgattaatagttacagtataaccagtaaaaggggcacaatagttctttaaggacgcggtgcgactttcccttaacagaataataataagctcTCGGTCCACCTTATTTCTCCCATGTATTAGAGCCCCAAATGGAACTATCCTTTCCATAAACCCGTAAAGTctcatttgatggaaaatagATGTACTGTAGATACTGCACGCCTTttacaaaattacaaatttggtTAATTATATTATGATTGGGAAGTTCACCACATAAAGGAAATTACAATCAAATGTTAGAGACTTTGTCTCGTTATCCTAAAGTCATTAACCGTAAGTGCTATATCAGGACTCCTGAATTAACTGATGTCGATAGTAATAGAACTTTCTCTTTGTACTGCAAAACCAGTATGACTATAGCCCACAACGGAACGGTTAGTCAAAATGAAAGTATCGGGAATCATCGTCCAAGCTCTTCTGATAACTTCTTTCCGAGGAGCCGGAATTTTTGCTTTGGAACTCGAGGAAATAGTTGTGGAGTTAAACAATATTTACGACTTCGAAACTATTGTATATTTCAGTAATGATATCAAAGGAGCTGAGTTGGCGGAAGCGTTGCTTGGGAGGAGATCCCCTTTGGAGAACATCCCCAAGTTCATATGGAATCAAGATGTCAAAACCAAAACCATGTTCAACACCAAAGTCTTGAATATTGCATTCGTTTCGCATTCCAATAGAGAAAACATCCTTGAAGTTGTTAACACTGCATTAGAGGACAACTTGCTCGCCAAAGTGATTTTCTACTTTCTCCCGGAGGTGTCCCATAATATCAACTTGAGAAACTTCAGTCAGTGCTTGTGGGAAAAAAGAATCCTTTATAGTTTGATGGTTGCAGATAACCGCGTGTTCACATACAACCCTTATCCTGAAGTTAATCTGGTGGAGATCACTTCAGCAGAGTCGCTTAAATCAGTCTTCACTGGGAAACTAACTGACTTCCATGGAGCTGCGGTAAGAGTCGCGCGATCACTTGACATATCCAAAGAAGTACAATACGTTGATCGGAATGGAGACGTTCAATTTGGAGGATACTTTATGAAAACCATTCTTACCTTTATTAGAAAGCACAATGGAACCTTCGTTgaacaaaaagtgaaaaaggatCTGAGTGATGTCGGAAAGATGTTCGAAAGCAGGAAAATCGATTTTCTTTCAATGACGATGACAATGGCTAAGAAAAGTGTGAAACCGTCATACCCCCTATCAAGCATCGCACCATGTATCCTGGTCCCGTACCAAAAGGAGCTTCCCAGAGTATATTATTTGATGCTACCCTTTCAGGTGTCTGGTTGGATTTTATTTGGTGCTGGGGCTTTACTACTATTCCTAGTGATTGCAGTCGCCGATCTTCTTCGCAAAGGAAAATCTACCCCTGTTTATCAGGAAGCGGCTTTTCGAGTCTGGCGGATAGTCACCCAACAGATACACTTCCCAGCAGAAGTGGTGACGAATCACTGGCTGATGCACATCCTTATTTTGGCCACTCTTCACTTTATGTTATTTACGAGTCTGTATCAAAGTGGATTGAGTAGTTTTTACACTAAATCGATTTCAGCTAAGCAAATTGACACCCCCGAGGATCTAGCAAGGACTTCATATAGAATCTTGACACCACGTCTTCAGCAACACTATTTTGGAGAATTTAAACTTTTTCCTAAAATCGTTCTGGACCGTTTGATGATAGATGATTCATTGGTAAAAGCGAACCTAAAACAAATGGATCCTAATTTCGGATATGTGCCACCATCTGAATTTAAGGATACTCTGAGAGAACTGGAACGACGTCCTTCaaccaaacttttccatttgACGAAAATGTGTACACCTAAAATGTTACTTAGTGTTCTACATCAGAATGAGTCCCCATTCAAGGATATATTCGATGATGTCGTCTTTCGTCTTATTGACGCAGGATTGATGATGAAGTGGGAAAGGGATACTGTGTACGAACTGAAGCAAGTCGGCTTCCTGAGAACGCAGTTAGTAACTGAAAGTCTCCTGCGACCGTTGAAATTTGAAGAATTGTATTTTGTCTGGGTGATCTATTTAATTGGTGTTGTGTTGAGTGCTATAGTGTTCTGTGTTGAAAAAATACGAAGGGTTGAATTCGGTGCTAATTAATAGTGTCGATCCAAAATTGAGTCCAGATCAAACTGCGTTTTTAGCCATTAGTTTTTAAGGCACCGCATCAGTAGTTGCATTGAACTCTTTGTTTTCTCTTGAGGAAATTTAGAAGTGACGATAGCAAAAAGATACTAGCACATACTACGCCATCTTCTTCAATCTCACTGTCCAATTTTCCGACCATACACAGCACACAAATGACAGTTGCAAATGGATGACTTTGTTTTCAGAGGTTCGAGAGGCCATGTCGAGTGTCATCATCCGCATGAATTATATGTAGTGTTCTGAGATCCTCCGATAATCTGTTAAAAGGGGATTTACAAATAAAGTGCCCGACTTTCTCCGTGATTTCCAAGGATATGGCCTTcacttatattttattataggaAACGATAAAGTAGCGGTTAGGATGATCgaggccggaaagtctacaaggccAATATCTATTTTAGAAAGGAAGGCgaagcagaccttgcctgagatggagc of Hermetia illucens chromosome 4, iHerIll2.2.curated.20191125, whole genome shotgun sequence contains these proteins:
- the LOC119656319 gene encoding uncharacterized protein LOC119656319, whose product is MKVSGIIVQALLITSFRGAGIFALELEEIVVELNNIYDFETIVYFSNDIKGAELAEALLGRRSPLENIPKFIWNQDVKTKTMFNTKVLNIAFVSHSNRENILEVVNTALEDNLLAKVIFYFLPEVSHNINLRNFSQCLWEKRILYSLMVADNRVFTYNPYPEVNLVEITSAESLKSVFTGKLTDFHGAAVRVARSLDISKEVQYVDRNGDVQFGGYFMKTILTFIRKHNGTFVEQKVKKDLSDVGKMFESRKIDFLSMTMTMAKKSVKPSYPLSSIAPCILVPYQKELPRVYYLMLPFQVSGWILFGAGALLLFLVIAVADLLRKGKSTPVYQEAAFRVWRIVTQQIHFPAEVVTNHWLMHILILATLHFMLFTSLYQSGLSSFYTKSISAKQIDTPEDLARTSYRILTPRLQQHYFGEFKLFPKIVLDRLMIDDSLVKANLKQMDPNFGYVPPSEFKDTLRELERRPSTKLFHLTKMCTPKMLLSVLHQNESPFKDIFDDVVFRLIDAGLMMKWERDTVYELKQVGFLRTQLVTESLLRPLKFEELYFVWVIYLIGVVLSAIVFCVEKIRRVEFGAN